A region from the Microcoleus sp. FACHB-672 genome encodes:
- a CDS encoding energy transducer TonB encodes MTYSVLGSLALHAALLLLTNFGVKTPDLLAAEPIEVVLVEASSLEAEEAIEQTLSEEDAGGGGGGGGGGGGGGGGGGAEADALSTAADSSPEIALAAQPVVAQQQPTPTPTPEPTPTPEPTPTPEPTPTPEPTPTPEPAPTPEPTPTPEPTPTPEPAPTPEPTSEDSFTPEDPTPTPEPTPTPTPTPAPTPTPTPTPAPAPTPTPTPKVTPTPPPAPTPTPTPKATPTPAPKATPTPTPAPTPKPAASQTPKPAQTAQPTPTSSQQIADSKSAPTQNPSSSFSSGTTRSLLENLGIGNNRGNQSGTTSVRTNTGGSGTGSGTGSGGGIGTGTGTGIGEGTGSGTGGGNGSGTGTGNGSGTGPGSGTGSGGGNGSGNGSGNGPGNGTNVATGPLRPETGPADRDDSSSGGSEPENITCRRCEPPHPSKIPDEVDLDGVPMTEMLLDIDKNGNVISAEVYKGSGSPILDELALETARNKWKFSSSKNGVQGLWKPLQFFDTGNRDAARLARERAREINDRVQKQREAAAEQDRQREAAAEQERLREVAAEQERLREVAAEQERLREAAAEQDRLREAAAEQDRLREAAAEQERLREAAEQEEGDFEQREQEQRDNLNRETVDPIRPTSPLDTRPPLETNPPLDPVSPLETNPPLDPVSPLETNPPLNPVSPLETNPRLDPVSPIEPATPPDTTSTPESTGAE; translated from the coding sequence GAACCTATAGAAGTGGTACTCGTAGAAGCTTCCAGTCTCGAAGCTGAGGAAGCAATCGAACAGACTTTATCTGAAGAAGACGCTGGCGGCGGCGGTGGCGGCGGCGGTGGCGGCGGTGGTGGCGGCGGCGGCGGTGGCGCTGAAGCTGATGCATTATCTACAGCAGCAGATTCCTCACCAGAAATAGCTTTGGCTGCTCAACCAGTTGTTGCACAGCAACAGCCAACGCCGACCCCAACACCAGAACCAACCCCAACACCAGAACCGACCCCAACACCGGAACCAACCCCAACACCGGAACCAACCCCAACACCGGAACCGGCCCCGACACCAGAACCGACCCCAACACCGGAACCAACCCCAACACCGGAACCGGCCCCGACACCAGAACCGACGTCGGAGGATAGCTTCACGCCAGAAGATCCAACCCCGACACCAGAACCAACACCAACCCCCACACCAACACCGGCACCAACTCCCACACCAACCCCCACACCGGCACCGGCACCAACTCCAACACCGACACCCAAAGTAACTCCCACACCGCCACCGGCACCAACACCTACGCCGACACCCAAGGCAACTCCCACACCGGCACCCAAGGCAACACCAACACCAACGCCGGCACCAACACCCAAGCCGGCTGCTAGCCAAACTCCCAAACCAGCTCAGACAGCACAACCAACGCCAACGAGTTCTCAACAAATTGCAGACTCTAAGTCGGCACCAACGCAAAATCCTTCGTCTAGCTTTTCTTCAGGAACGACTCGCTCTCTTTTAGAGAATCTAGGAATTGGAAACAATCGTGGCAATCAGTCAGGAACTACAAGCGTTCGCACCAATACTGGAGGTTCAGGCACTGGCTCAGGCACTGGCTCAGGCGGCGGCATTGGCACTGGCACTGGTACTGGCATAGGAGAAGGCACAGGCAGTGGTACAGGAGGCGGTAATGGCTCTGGCACAGGGACAGGTAATGGCAGCGGCACAGGCCCTGGCAGTGGCACAGGTTCCGGTGGCGGCAATGGCAGTGGCAATGGCAGTGGCAATGGCCCCGGCAATGGCACAAATGTTGCCACAGGGCCATTAAGACCAGAAACTGGGCCGGCAGATAGAGATGACAGCAGTTCTGGTGGTTCAGAACCGGAGAATATAACGTGCCGCCGATGCGAGCCGCCCCATCCTTCAAAGATCCCTGATGAAGTGGATCTAGACGGCGTACCTATGACTGAAATGCTTTTAGATATTGACAAAAATGGAAATGTCATAAGTGCGGAGGTTTACAAAGGCAGTGGTTCCCCAATCCTTGATGAATTAGCACTTGAAACCGCCAGAAACAAGTGGAAGTTCAGCTCATCAAAGAACGGAGTACAAGGCTTGTGGAAACCTCTGCAGTTTTTTGATACAGGCAATCGTGATGCCGCTCGTCTAGCTCGTGAGCGTGCGCGTGAAATAAACGACCGCGTACAGAAACAACGTGAAGCTGCTGCTGAACAGGATAGACAACGTGAAGCTGCTGCTGAACAAGAGAGACTACGTGAAGTTGCTGCTGAACAAGAAAGACTACGTGAAGTTGCTGCTGAACAAGAGAGACTACGTGAAGCTGCTGCTGAACAGGATAGACTACGTGAAGCTGCTGCTGAACAGGATAGACTACGTGAAGCTGCTGCTGAACAAGAGAGACTACGTGAAGCTGCTGAACAAGAAGAGGGTGATTTTGAACAACGTGAACAAGAACAACGTGATAATTTAAATCGTGAAACAGTTGATCCCATTCGACCAACTTCACCATTAGATACAAGGCCACCTCTAGAGACAAACCCACCGCTCGATCCAGTTTCACCTCTAGAGACAAACCCACCGCTCGATCCAGTTTCACCTCTAGAGACAAACCCACCGCTCAATCCAGTTTCACCTCTAGAGACAAATCCACGGCTCGATCCAGTTTCACCAATCGAGCCGGCTACCCCACCAGATACAACTTCAACGCCAGAATCAACCGGAGCCGAATAA
- the plsY gene encoding glycerol-3-phosphate 1-O-acyltransferase PlsY — MALWLSFNLGLLIAAYLLGSTPTGYAIGRWLKGVDIREVGSGSTGATNVLRTLGKGPALFVLLVDVLKGASAILLTRWAYTLDITSTLVAPPILDNWLPWMVVASGLAVMLGHSKSIWLGFSGGKSVATSLGLLLALYWPVGLGTLGTFIAVLAISRIVSLSSISGTIGCAILMIVTHQPLPYCLLAVAGGLYVIWRHQSNIERLLAGVEPRLGETIAQDAETSS, encoded by the coding sequence ATGGCTCTTTGGTTAAGTTTTAATTTGGGATTATTGATAGCGGCTTATCTGTTGGGTTCAACGCCCACCGGCTATGCGATAGGACGCTGGCTTAAGGGTGTTGACATTCGGGAAGTGGGTTCTGGATCAACCGGCGCGACAAATGTGCTGAGAACCCTGGGAAAAGGGCCGGCGCTATTTGTTCTTTTGGTTGATGTCTTGAAGGGAGCTTCGGCGATCTTGCTGACTCGCTGGGCTTATACGCTGGATATAACCTCTACCCTCGTTGCACCCCCAATTCTTGATAATTGGCTGCCTTGGATGGTTGTGGCGTCAGGGTTAGCCGTTATGTTGGGTCACAGTAAATCAATCTGGTTAGGCTTCAGTGGCGGCAAATCTGTGGCGACGAGTTTGGGCCTTTTGTTAGCGCTCTACTGGCCGGTGGGCTTAGGAACTTTGGGCACTTTTATTGCTGTTTTAGCAATTTCCCGAATTGTTTCTCTAAGTTCAATTTCTGGGACGATTGGTTGTGCAATATTGATGATTGTGACTCATCAACCACTACCTTACTGTTTGTTAGCGGTTGCCGGTGGTTTATATGTGATTTGGCGTCATCAAAGTAATATTGAGCGCTTGCTTGCCGGTGTTGAGCCTCGTCTGGGGGAAACTATAGCGCAAGATGCAGAAACTAGCAGTTAA
- a CDS encoding DUF3086 domain-containing protein: protein MSSDETQNPEELQDQAIEPVDLPEEQPLPAASDSENLPVELPAMISLDEAATLAKRVAELQQQEQTLKEEIAKLQTSRAQLLQTQADTQAALGRLVQEGLSELEQRKQALQISVEQLERRQERIRAEMRTTFAGASQDLAIRVQGFKDYLVGSLQDLASAAEQLELMPPAPAPQKQAVREARVEQKSSSPKFAEQGFQEQAKQIRRILDQYRTMPDYYGPPWQLRRTFEPIHAERISNWFFTQGGRGALRSMGSRLQNILIASSAISVLRQVYGNRLRTLVLATTPERLGEWRRGLQDCLGITRSDFGPERGVVLFEAAEPLAQKADRLVKDGQMPLIVIDETEDQINLALLQFPLWLAFAPEPQIMPAAREF from the coding sequence ATGAGTTCAGACGAAACCCAAAATCCAGAAGAGTTACAAGATCAAGCCATTGAGCCGGTGGATTTGCCAGAGGAGCAACCTTTGCCGGCAGCCTCAGATAGCGAAAATTTGCCGGTTGAGCTGCCGGCAATGATTTCTCTCGATGAGGCGGCAACTTTGGCGAAACGAGTCGCTGAATTGCAACAGCAAGAACAAACCTTGAAAGAGGAAATCGCCAAGTTGCAAACCTCTCGCGCTCAACTGCTGCAAACTCAGGCTGACACTCAAGCCGCTTTAGGCCGGCTCGTCCAAGAAGGCTTGAGTGAGCTAGAACAACGCAAGCAGGCGCTGCAAATTAGTGTAGAACAACTGGAACGGCGTCAAGAACGCATCCGTGCTGAGATGCGAACAACCTTTGCCGGTGCTTCTCAAGATTTGGCTATTCGGGTTCAAGGCTTTAAAGATTACTTGGTGGGAAGTTTACAGGATTTGGCTAGTGCGGCTGAGCAGTTAGAATTAATGCCGCCGGCACCCGCTCCTCAAAAGCAAGCTGTTAGAGAAGCGAGGGTTGAACAAAAGTCCTCATCGCCTAAGTTTGCTGAGCAAGGATTTCAAGAGCAAGCCAAACAAATTCGGCGTATTTTAGATCAATATCGCACGATGCCGGATTATTACGGCCCGCCTTGGCAACTGCGCCGCACCTTTGAGCCAATTCATGCTGAGCGCATTTCTAACTGGTTTTTTACGCAAGGAGGCCGGGGAGCCTTGCGGAGTATGGGGAGCCGGTTGCAAAATATTCTCATCGCTTCATCTGCGATCTCGGTATTGCGTCAGGTTTATGGCAATCGCCTACGGACGCTGGTGCTGGCGACTACGCCAGAACGTCTGGGAGAATGGCGTCGCGGCTTGCAAGACTGTCTGGGTATTACACGCAGCGATTTTGGCCCAGAACGGGGAGTTGTTTTATTTGAGGCGGCTGAACCTCTGGCGCAAAAAGCAGACCGGCTAGTGAAAGATGGTCAGATGCCGCTAATTGTGATTGATGAAACGGAAGACCAAATTAATCTTGCGTTATTGCAATTTCCCCTATGGTTGGCTTTCGCTCCTGAACCCCAAATTATGCCGGCGGCAAGGGAGTTTTAA
- a CDS encoding DUF3119 family protein, with product MTTATSSRLPAQTVELAPSYTLPLVLVFAALPLLLVQLWVASVIAIFGLFLMFQALTIRLRFTETALDVYRSEKLIRSFPYQEWQNWRIFWPAVPILFYFKEVKSIHFLPVLFDPKMLQTCLEERCPVNQ from the coding sequence GTGACAACTGCCACATCCTCTCGCTTGCCGGCGCAGACAGTTGAACTGGCCCCCAGCTATACGCTGCCGCTGGTTTTGGTGTTCGCAGCCCTTCCCCTTTTACTCGTGCAGCTTTGGGTAGCAAGCGTAATTGCGATTTTTGGTTTATTTCTCATGTTTCAGGCGCTTACCATTCGCCTAAGATTCACGGAAACAGCCTTGGATGTCTATCGTTCGGAAAAGTTAATCCGCAGCTTTCCCTATCAGGAATGGCAAAATTGGCGGATTTTTTGGCCTGCTGTCCCCATTCTGTTTTACTTTAAAGAAGTCAAGAGTATCCACTTCTTGCCAGTGTTATTTGACCCTAAGATGCTGCAAACCTGTTTGGAGGAGCGCTGCCCAGTTAATCAGTGA
- a CDS encoding MlaE family lipid ABC transporter permease subunit, translating to MSESVTSSNLGLWGQRLVAAIFLGGQVIVHLFAGKIHRRNTLDQMAAVGPESLLIALITAGFVGMVFTIQVAREFINFGAANAVGGVLAISLARELGPVLTAVILAGRVGSAFAAEIGTMKVTEQIDALYILKTDPIDYLVLPRVIACCIMLPVLTILCLITGMAGGMLIATNMYGISQNMFLSSARNFLDIWDICSAALKGIFFGSLIAVIGCSWGLTTTGGAKGVGQSTTTAVVTSLLAIFVFNFFLSYVMFRGTGSAVMKGL from the coding sequence ATGAGTGAAAGCGTTACTAGCTCTAACTTGGGATTGTGGGGTCAGCGGTTAGTAGCCGCGATTTTCCTGGGTGGCCAAGTTATTGTTCACCTGTTTGCCGGCAAGATCCACCGGCGCAACACCCTCGACCAAATGGCAGCAGTTGGCCCAGAATCATTGCTGATCGCCCTAATAACTGCTGGCTTTGTCGGCATGGTGTTCACAATTCAGGTGGCGCGGGAATTTATCAACTTTGGTGCGGCAAATGCTGTGGGCGGCGTACTCGCTATTTCCCTCGCCCGTGAGCTTGGCCCAGTTTTGACGGCAGTGATCTTAGCGGGGCGCGTTGGTTCAGCGTTTGCCGCAGAAATTGGCACGATGAAAGTAACCGAGCAAATAGACGCGCTGTATATCCTGAAAACCGATCCGATTGATTATTTGGTACTTCCTCGCGTCATCGCTTGCTGCATTATGCTGCCGGTTTTAACCATCCTGTGCCTGATCACCGGCATGGCAGGAGGAATGTTGATCGCCACCAATATGTACGGCATCTCCCAAAATATGTTTTTAAGTTCGGCTCGTAACTTCCTCGATATTTGGGACATTTGCAGTGCTGCCCTGAAAGGAATTTTCTTTGGTTCTTTAATTGCTGTAATTGGGTGCAGTTGGGGTTTAACGACAACGGGGGGCGCTAAGGGCGTCGGGCAGTCCACCACGACAGCAGTTGTTACCTCACTGCTGGCGATCTTTGTGTTCAACTTTTTTCTGTCCTACGTGATGTTTCGCGGCACCGGCAGTGCTGTGATGAAAGGTTTGTAA
- a CDS encoding Hsp20/alpha crystallin family protein encodes MALIRWEPFREIDSLQREMNRLFDTLTPTADGRTNGVAFIPAAEMQETPEAIHLKLEVPGLEAKDLDVQVTAEAVAISGERRSETKTDENGMVRSEFRYGKFQRVIPLPGRVQNNQVQAEYKDGILQLRLPKAEEEKNRVVKVNLG; translated from the coding sequence ATGGCACTCATTCGTTGGGAACCTTTCCGCGAGATTGATAGTTTGCAACGCGAAATGAACCGGCTGTTTGATACCCTCACACCAACTGCTGATGGACGCACGAATGGCGTTGCCTTTATTCCCGCAGCAGAAATGCAAGAAACTCCGGAAGCGATTCACCTGAAATTGGAAGTTCCTGGCTTAGAAGCCAAAGATTTAGATGTGCAAGTCACGGCAGAAGCCGTTGCCATTAGCGGCGAACGCCGGAGCGAAACCAAAACAGATGAAAACGGCATGGTGCGCTCTGAATTCCGCTACGGTAAATTTCAACGCGTGATTCCTTTACCAGGACGGGTTCAAAACAACCAAGTTCAAGCCGAATATAAAGACGGCATTCTTCAGCTAAGGCTTCCTAAAGCAGAAGAAGAAAAGAACCGCGTTGTTAAAGTGAATTTGGGTTAA
- a CDS encoding MASE1 domain-containing protein: MKHYSWSNWSLWLTKVLVVATVYYTAAMLAHSLADQPGTVMPVWPASGISLAAVILLGYKVWPGIWLGQFLEAMTTLLSEANAPPVATSIALSAFIGVAVTVAYVLGTFLLRRFVGHQNLLDRAADVFKFVALGAIFICAVSATLGSTSLCLAGICSWDTYGQTWGTWFLGDTVGILVLTPALLIWSRPISNLRFSTLPAYIKSAMADPKLFETVLLLVLLVGVCEVAFGGGYPVAYLVIPFLVWAAFRFGQRGATLLILFVSSRAIWGTVRGHGPFIRESLNESLLLLQCFVGVIAVTTIILAAVIVEREQAEASLQRANEQLEQRVEERTAALMLANEALQQSEVELKEKASQIEQAMRELQLTQSQLIQTEKMSSLGQLVAGVAHEINNPVSFIYGNVRPAKEYIDDLLHLVQLYRQHYPNPASEIKEISEEMDLDFVVEDLPKLLSSMKMGADRIRAIVLSLRNFSRLDESEMKPVDIHEGLDSTLLLLQNRLKADTGNSEIQVIKEYGNLPSVECYAGQLNQVFMNLLANAIDALEKQEDPRMITISTSVKTGDRHQTEEKKSFISNSQVVIRIADNGIGMEQHLQKRLFDPFFTTKPVGKGTGLGLSISYQIVVEKHKGQLRCASTSMQGTEFIIEIPIQQSSSNASVFSCALPLVGSGKGNF; the protein is encoded by the coding sequence ATGAAGCATTACTCATGGTCTAATTGGTCACTATGGCTAACCAAAGTGCTGGTTGTCGCGACTGTCTACTATACGGCAGCGATGTTGGCGCACTCACTCGCGGATCAACCGGGGACGGTCATGCCGGTGTGGCCGGCATCTGGAATTTCCTTAGCAGCAGTTATCCTGCTGGGATATAAAGTTTGGCCGGGAATTTGGCTAGGTCAGTTTTTAGAAGCGATGACGACTTTATTGAGTGAAGCAAATGCCCCTCCAGTTGCCACGTCTATTGCCCTCTCGGCATTTATTGGAGTCGCGGTAACAGTGGCTTATGTGTTAGGCACCTTTTTGCTGCGTCGGTTTGTGGGACACCAAAATTTGCTGGATCGGGCAGCGGATGTTTTTAAGTTTGTGGCACTAGGAGCTATTTTCATCTGCGCGGTGAGCGCAACGCTTGGTTCAACCAGTTTGTGTTTGGCTGGCATTTGTAGTTGGGATACCTATGGACAAACCTGGGGAACGTGGTTTTTAGGGGATACCGTCGGAATTTTGGTTCTGACGCCGGCATTACTAATTTGGAGTCGTCCGATTTCAAATTTGAGATTTTCGACTTTGCCGGCTTATATAAAATCTGCAATGGCAGATCCCAAATTGTTTGAAACTGTACTGCTGTTGGTACTGCTAGTGGGTGTTTGCGAGGTGGCTTTCGGCGGCGGCTATCCGGTGGCTTATTTGGTCATTCCCTTTTTAGTCTGGGCTGCTTTTCGATTTGGCCAGCGCGGTGCTACGTTATTAATTCTGTTCGTGTCGAGTCGGGCGATTTGGGGGACGGTTCGCGGTCATGGGCCATTTATCCGGGAGTCACTCAACGAATCTCTGCTGTTATTGCAGTGTTTTGTTGGGGTTATTGCGGTAACAACAATAATTTTGGCAGCAGTGATTGTAGAACGCGAGCAGGCGGAGGCTAGCTTGCAACGGGCGAATGAGCAGCTAGAACAAAGAGTTGAGGAGCGCACTGCTGCTTTAATGCTGGCAAATGAAGCGTTGCAGCAGTCGGAGGTTGAATTGAAAGAAAAAGCGAGCCAGATCGAACAGGCGATGCGAGAGTTGCAGCTGACTCAATCTCAACTGATTCAGACGGAAAAAATGTCTTCATTAGGGCAGTTGGTTGCCGGTGTAGCTCACGAAATTAATAATCCGGTGAGCTTTATTTATGGCAATGTGAGGCCGGCAAAGGAATATATTGACGACTTATTACACTTGGTACAGCTTTACCGACAGCACTATCCAAATCCGGCCAGTGAAATTAAGGAAATATCTGAGGAGATGGATTTAGACTTTGTTGTAGAAGATTTACCTAAGCTATTGAGTTCGATGAAAATGGGAGCAGATCGCATCCGGGCGATTGTTTTATCCCTGCGAAATTTCTCCCGTTTAGATGAATCAGAAATGAAGCCAGTTGATATTCATGAGGGGTTAGATAGTACACTGCTGCTCTTGCAAAATCGCTTAAAAGCGGATACCGGCAATAGTGAGATTCAAGTTATTAAAGAGTATGGCAATTTGCCCTCTGTGGAGTGTTATGCCGGCCAGCTTAATCAAGTTTTTATGAATCTGCTTGCCAATGCAATTGATGCACTGGAAAAGCAAGAGGATCCCAGGATGATTACTATCAGCACTTCTGTAAAGACGGGAGATAGACATCAGACGGAAGAAAAAAAATCTTTTATCTCTAATTCTCAAGTTGTGATTCGGATTGCTGATAATGGGATAGGAATGGAACAACATCTGCAAAAACGCCTTTTTGATCCGTTCTTTACCACAAAGCCGGTGGGCAAAGGGACGGGATTAGGTTTGTCAA